AATCCATTAGAGCTTTTTGGTGCAGAATAAACAGACATACTTAAAAAGAAGTTATCAGTCCTTTTTGATAGAAAGAGAAAGTAAAAGCAGTATtaaatcatggaatcatagaagacATGAAGGGACCActataggtcatctagtccagtcccctgcacccaagGCAGGACTAGACAACTAGacaattcctgacaggtgtttgcctaacttGTTCTTGAgaacctctaatgatggagattctacaacttcCCTAGGCATACTTAACTACAGAGAAAAAGGTGAAAATTATGAGAGAAGCAGGACAGTAAGTATGACAGTAAGTAATTATGTTACTCGTGGCAAGGTCAGAGAAGTGCATCAAGAATCTAGAACTTGGGAAGTATATAGAATTACATCCCAAAAACctatattaaaagaatgttacagtttcaaagtcaagctctccaaaTTTCGGGAATGCCAGAATTGAGGTTGCCAGCAGGGTGAGCGTTGGaagcatgagagagagagttctCCCTGAGGTCAGTTCCAGTGCCTGgttccacagcagcccctggcagctgataggaggaggggaaatttctgctcagccccaggctggagcatgttctgtggggatggtgcaatCTGGTCACACAGAGGAGCTGAGGTGATAGTGGCTCAGTAAGGGAGGGGGGGCTTTGACATCCGGTTCTGTGGAAATTTGGCAGATCATGGGAGACAGAAGAGGCAAAATGTAAGAGAAATAATAGCAAGGGCACCTGGTGGTCTGGGGCCGCTGCACTGTGATTTTTGTGTCAGTGGCCGTATGTGTGTGCCTGTTTGTGTGTGCAAGAGGTGTGCCAGTGGCACTGCCTGAAGGCAGGATATGTCTAGGAGCACTGTGGGGATCATGCTGAGGAACAGCTCCAATGCCTCCATTTTGTTGGTCCAGCATGTGGTCCTCCAGCATCAGACTGACAGGTTTGTCTCTgtttgtttgtgcagcacctagcacaatggggcctcgatCCTGATTGGGTCCTCCTGGTGCTACTGGAATGCATATGTGTATTTATGGGAAGGGTTAGGGATTACCAAGACCAGGACTTGGCTTAGAAATGAAAAATCCCAAGGTCTCTTTTTTTCAGAGGaatctttttagttttaaaattatgGCAAATGTTTGAATCAGGTCAAACAGAAATCAGACAGATGGGAATGATTTCTTACTTTGATCCCATTTAAATCCCAAATTTCTCTTAACTGAGATCACAGAACCATTCAACACTTTATTGATTAAGCATCCCCATGGACATGAGTCCCATGGTATGAAtgcacccaaaactggacccgATTCCAGCACAAAGACTTTGGGATCTCCACAGTCTGCCGTTGCCACGTGATTTCAGAGGGGAAGCTGATTCCATCCCTCAACAGCTGCTACAGGAGGTGGAGGTTGTGAAtctgctcccctcccactctAACTTCTATATGGCCCCAGTTTAGAAAGGGAAAATGGTACAGTCCCCTGAGATTCTGCCTGCCTAGCCCCACTACAGATATTTTTGTCACTCTTCCTTCTAACAGCTCCCTGGGGGTTACTGAAACCTCTGGTCCACTGCAGGCAAAGATAATGTCTATGgatgggctgaggcagggagatATTCATTTGAAAGAGCGTCCCTTCAGCATCTCTGTACCCTTTTGCTCCAGTGTCTCAGAGGATCAGGATTTGGCAGCTGTTATTTAGTTGCTTTTACTAAAAGATAATCTTAGAAAAGTTTCCTTTTTCTTGATTACTTACAATATCCTCCTTCTCCAGAAACTCAGAAATATAGTACATGGCTGAGTTCTCCGAGTGCCTTTATCCAATAGGAAATGCCTCTAGTGGATATTAAAATCTTTCACTATTAAGTTCtaactaatttaaaaacaaatagaatATACttgaattcacacacacacacacacgacagcCACAGTTAGCCTACAGGATTTTTTCATTGGTGGAATTCTAAGCAGTGTATGGTAAGTGGATGCATCCCTGTGTGCATCTGATGTGGAAGTACACATAATACAAGGTGTATTGAGATTGATGTCTGTTGACTGCTGAGGGCTTCAAGCTTCAGAAGTGGAGCAGAGTAAGAAGAGGATCTGTTGAAAATAATCCAGttgccaaatatatatatattttaaaccagAAGTGTTAAGTCATTGGACAGTTTTTTAACTTGTCTAACCAGTACTTGCCACAGATAACAGTATCCCGAACATTGGCTTTGTGCATGACAGGCAAATTGCACATCAGAATGAATttttcttgaactgtttttcttaAGTACTATATTTGACACACTTGTCCTTTTCCTGAGTGTCAGACACACATCTTCCCTTTTGTGTTCCATTTTCTTTTCACTAAATAACACTTATATGTGAACAATACAAGAAAAATCTCAAAACCATACGGTGGACTGTCACTTCAAATGTGTGAAATCCTAAATACTGTAATATAGGAACAGTTTAACTGAGTATCTGCCCGCTGCCCTGCGTCCCATTAAGGCATGTCGGATCTATGAGCCTAGAGCCGAGATATAATCCCGAAAGAGCATAGTTCTATCCAGGATACTTGTTTTTGGAACACTctattatgtctacactgcagtggggAGCAAGCTTCCCTGTCTGGGTAAACAGACAGGCCCAGGCTGTGCTTGAGCTAGTGCTCTAAACATAGCAGGGTGGACATTGTAGCACCGGctgtggcatgggctagccacccgtGTATGATGGATGGGCAGGTTTCTACGCCAGCAGGTAGCCCATGCAGCCACATTCACCTATAGCtcagcttctgctgctgccactccCTCAACTGGCTCTGTTTGCTCTGTTCCTCGCTCCACGGCATTGTCgttccccctgctgctgggagctcctgtgtcgccccttcccctgccgtCGCCTGCCTGTCTCCTGTGTCACCCCTTCTCCTGTCGCAACATCCACATCACTATTTTTAGGGTGCTATCTTTAGCAGAGCTAGTCCCTGTCGGCCTGCCCAGGCTAGGAGGCTGCGGTGTAGATGTACTCTATGGGGCCTGATCTTGGAAGGTGACGAATACCTCCAGCATATTGCAGGAGGCATTCAGAACGCTTTGCGGGCTTGCCCTATCTCCCTGAAGGCCAATATAATACACTGCATCCGTGGCACccttccaggcaggactgaaggcttttttttgtttttctttcttatggCTGAGCTGTTTGGACAACATGCATTTTGTGGGGAAGGACTGGGATTTGCCTTTTGACCGTTCACCCATGAATGTGCAAAGGCATCCGACCATTTAGAGCATACATCAGAAGACACCATGGGCAGCATGAGTAAACTGTATTGAAGACATTTTCCTGCTTGGTCTTCTGAAACGTTTCTTTCTCTCTGAGTAAGGctctttgtgctaggcacagCAGGAGCTAAGCCATTATTCTTCTTAAAATGAACAGAGAATGAATAATTTGAAGTCAGTTAAAGAAAACAATTCCAAGTATGGAAAATAAACTGTCACCATTTTGTGTAACAAATCTGGCAATAAAAGAAGTGACAGTTAAtataggattcagagtaacagccgtgttagtctgtattcgcaaaaagaaaaggagtacttgtggcaccttagagactaaccaatttatttgagcataagctttcgtgaagtgagcagtagctcacgaaagtttatgctcaaataaattggttagtctctaaggtgccacaagtcctccttttctttttagttaatatAGGAGTTGCCATACCATTTTCCTTTAAAGATACTGAAAGTATCAGGCATATTACAAACAATTCTAAAAACATACGTCTTCACTCTTACTTACAAAAAATGGAGTAAGTTAAAGGTTTGTTGTCAAAATACTCAAATCATATATTTCAAAAATGTCTTTGTTCTGCTTTTTCTAGAATGGGACATGAAGATGTAATAGATCACAATATTCATTAACTTGATGCTGAGCATCTTTGTGTACCAAGTAGCGGTGGTTCTAATAATTAAAGGGGACAGGACAAGCCATTTTTCTATTGAGGGCACCTTGAGTCAGATATTGACATTGGCTACAACTACAACCAGTTGCAAAGTTTATGAAGAGAAATAAGGAACTCCACAGAGCGACTTGCCTTTTCGCTAGAGTATTCACATGCACATAATAACAATGCTAAAACCACAGCTGTATTTCAAGTCATGCATGTGTTTGGTTGTAGTGGCTTGCCAGTGAGAGAGGAATTAGATAGAAATTCCCAGTTCACAGGAGAAATGATGGAAAGGATATAGACAATTTTTAGCATGCAAAGGGAGTTGTCTGAGTCACATGTTCCACAATCCTTTGGAAAAATGGAATGTTCAAATCAAACTATTGTAAATGCCATAAAGAAATATATTTCTACTTCTGGAAAAGCATAACATATGAACTATCCTTTATTACTTAAGGTTAGCAGTACAGTATTGTGTTCGCTTTTCCATTACCTATTTCATATGTAAAATACAGCATGTGAACCTACTAAGTGCTTCAACAGCCTGTAAATAATGTATGCACTTGAAAGAGGCTGAGGCTGCtctcatcaaagtcaatgggggATTTGGCTATTGACTTCGATGTGTGTAAGATTGGGCTCACTTTAAATCTTGCTGTACCAGAAGAAATGGTTTGTCCTTCTAATGCCTCCGTCAGTTACATTAATATAGTGGttcaaaggaaggaaaagaacTCAGCCCAATTGTGTAGTGCTATCCTCTTGCAGGAATTCTTTTTCTCAACCCCAGTTTATGCCCTAAAGCATAAATACTGGTAACTCTTTCAAGTGATTAACCTAAATAGTGTAACTGCCAGTGTTATTCTTGTTATATTTCTTTAACTaattatgtgtgtatatatgtaaacCATTATTTTAATCATGTTTGATGCATGTAAGTATGGAAGAAATGATTCTTTTCTCACTTTGCACCAGTTTTCATTGGACTTACTGCTGATTCCCACCAGtgcgagaggagaatcagatACAGTATCTAATGCtctttttgaatcttgttaaatTGTTCTCAGTAATATCTTGTTAAATATTCAGAGTAATATCCCGTGATGGTGAATTACGAGGTGAATATACTGTGTGGGTgggaaagtatttccttttatccattttgtgcctttttgaatgaattatcttttaaaatgtgttgttttCACCGAAATCTGAGTGAAAGCTGTAAAGGCAAAGAGACCTGtttacaataagaataacaatgAAAGAACATAATTGACAATTAAGTGGTGGGTTTTGAATGCAAAAGAGGGAAATATTTCTGGGAAAGGAACTGAGATGGAAATTACCCATACTTGATCTGAGCCCAAAGCTTATCTATCTTGGGAAGTTTAAGGAAAAATTGGTTCAGCTGTTCTGAGACATGGGAATATGGAAGGAAACAGTTTCCCAATATGTTCTGAATGACGTCTGCAGTCCCATGTATCCCAAATGGCTGAAGCTGGAAGCCATTTTAATGCAATACTGAGTTGAACAGTTGAACacataaaagtcagaaaattAAAACCTGTAACATTTCTACCACAGTAGGCCACGTTACATATACAATAAGGGAGTATTTTGGGTGGATGTGTATATATTTTCCTTCTTACATGACTTCTCAGACATGCCTGTTTGTTACTGTACAACCACTGGAAATTCTGCCAGATTTCCTGTGCATGTCGCTGCATAGACCAGCTGCCTCTTTAGCCCCATCCAAAATCCTCCAAAAAGCCACAGCAGTGTAGTGGTCAGGAGCTGCTTTAACTCTAGGCAAAGTATGCAGCAGTAAACTAGGCAGGGCAGCAGATCTCTGggagaagcttttttttttttttaatgttcatggCTTTGTCTTCCCCTGGTGCTTCAAATGCTGCCCTCCCAGAGCTATCCCTGTCACTGGCACACACATGCCCTTCGACTGCTCCCTGCACAGAGCTCCTCCTCTATACCATGGAGCCCTTCCTCTGTACAGAGTCTCCAGAACTCTACCAGACAGCCCCACTCACATGTCATAGCACCCCACCCACTGTaccacacagctcccctgccccaaaCTGGACCATACAGCCATACCTGCTTTACCATAGAGCTTGGCCTTGATACCACACAGCCATGCTCACTGAATAGCGCTCCACCCACtgtttcacacagctctgcccacTGCACATGGCTTCACCCAAAGGGGAagcacactgaagttttgccaATGGCAGCGGATTGTGTTGAGTGGCCACTGGTGCATTCACGTTTCAGGATCATCTGTGGCTTTGAGGGAAATGAAGATGATTCCTTTTGAGGGTCCTAAGCCTCCCCACGTTTTATGGTTTGTACCCTAAACTTGTTCCCCTCTGCATCTCATCCTGGATGGGATGATCTGTTCTTTGATCTTCGGTCAGTGAATTGAAAGaagttggaaaaagaaaaatggttctATCTAATACCTGTACTCTGTAACGATGTGCTTGGGCTGATTTTGTGTATTTAAGTGAGGTGCATGTTATAAAGCATGAGTCTGTAATGAGAAATAAATGGTGGTAGAAGCCAATGTACAGTAACCTTACTTGTGGAATATCTTTGTAACTGAGAACCTAGTGAGGAGTGCATAATAAATTCATCCTCTGCCAGTTTTAGTTTGTTGGCTCAATACCTGCAATTGTGCAGATATTAATGGGCAGGTTACTAAAATGGCTAACTCCAGAAGGTTTAATATCTAATGTATAACACTTAGACGGCATTTAATTATAAAGAGGTCTTTTATGTTCTGAAAAGAATGCTGACTTTTTTTGTGTCAGATATTCAAGAACTCTTGCCAGCCTTCTGCATCGCTGCTCTATGTCTAATAGAGGGGACTCTGAGGAAATGATGCATATTGTAATTTGTCTTCAATAAAATGTCCTGTACTAACGTAATACTCACGCACCAAATGGGAAAAATCTGGTTGCTTGTTAAAAGTCTAACTACATTATTAGAGGTCagtgtttttctaaaaataaatatagcaGAACTGTGAATCTAAAAggtaaagttttatttatttataatctcTTCTATGGTGCTCATCGCTGTAGTAACTTAGAACCTCATAAATACCAATCAGTTTATCCTCATGGGGAAAGAGTATtattccctgtctgtaaaatggggttttGAAGTATAGATAGATGAAATTATTTACTAAACGTCAAACAGTTAGTGTGTGGCCGAGCTAGGAATATAAACCAGATCATCTAagtcccattccagtgccttagccacaagccccatccttcctctcaatcATTATTGCTGTTGACATTGTCTgtttttcagatttcagagtagcagccgtgttagtctgtatccacaaaaagaaaaggaggacttgtggcaccttagagactaacgaatttatttgagcataagcttttgtgagctacagctcacttcatcgaatgcattgagctgtagctcacaaaagcttatactcaaataaatttgttagtctctaaggtgccacaagtcctccttttctttctgtttttctgagTGATTCACAGATCTTCCACGCAGGGACACTCAGCTTTCTCACAAGTTTATGTGGAATATTTTCCTTTAGGAAACTTTGTTTTAGACTTTACATTTAGGTACTGAATATTCTGAGATAAAGCAGATGGTTAGTGACGGAGAAGGCGTTGCGGGAGGTTGGTTGGTCAGAACAAACAGAAAATCTAGATAGCTTGTATGTGCTCAGTGAATGTGAGAAAAGTCAATCCTCTTTGTCCTGCCACCCTCCCTGTGACAAATAAGTCAAATTCCTCAGCTTGCAACATGTGCCTGCACAATACTTACAACATACTCCACCCTCACTTATTTTAGAGTTGACACTTggcaaaatatatataaaaaggtgACCCCCCCCAGTCGGTGTTTTTATTCTGTCAGTGCTTGCACTTCTTCACATTAGCAAGCAATATTAGTGTCCTCTAACCAGCAAAAACTTGGAAAGGCAAAGCCGGAGAATTTGTGTCAGGATCCCACTTATGAAGTAGAATTCAGGGCAATAGTTTGGCTGGGAAAAGTGTATAAGCAGAAGACTCACTCTCCCTTTTGTGTTTTCAAAGTTTGATGCAAaccacattgaagtcaatagagagaTTCACTTTGAcggcaatgggctttggattgggtccCCAACGTGAAACTTCTTTACAATGTGCTAGTCTGTTGTTAACTGATTTGTGAATTTTAAATGGAACATAATGGATTTTTAGAGAATATATTGAATACTTTGTGATCATGTTGAGTTCTACTTTtatgttgttgttatttttttacTAGAAATATGCCTGTGAATACATGATGAACTACTCCATAGTACGCTGCGGTCAAACTGCTGCTTGGTTTTCTATGTACTATTTATATGAGTACAGTTCGTGCTATGAGCTGTTAGGTACTTTACTTTCTACTCACTAGTACAATAAAATAAAGTAACACAAAGCTCCAGTAGGGCTTGCCTTGTTAACGGTTCTAGCTGATGTGATTCTCACTGTTCCCAAAAATATAAAGGTTTTATAAGATTTAAAATATTCCCAATGGAAACCACGAACATTTATTGGAGAAGAATAAAACTTTTTGTCTGGAAATGTCTGTTATGAAATTGCTTGTTTGACAGGCATGATTAAGCCACACTATTTTGTAACCTTATTTTTTAATCATAGCCTAATTTAGGTCTCTGAGTGGGTATATCAAAGCTTGCAGCAAAACCCAGAattatttttgaagatttttgctttgtatgaaatataaaTTCAGTATTCCTTGCAGCtgtatctttaatgtatttaaacgtgtgaaaatctattttttcctttttttaaacttagataaaaaataaaaatataatactaTAATTTATAGAAATTAAATTGTACAGTGCACATTATTATTTACAAATGTGTCTAGTCCTGGtaactgtcagagacaggacagtgGTCCATTTGCTTGATCTATTATAGTCTTATGTGCATTATATTTAAAATCGGACAAAgtaattttgcttttatttttataatactaGTTCTTAAATGCAACTTGCAGACAACAGTGATCGAGGGTAATACTATgtataaattatatttaaatggtattgACCATCCTAAAATGTAACTTTTCCCACTTAATAAAAGCTCCATTCAAAATATAATTGAGAAATGTTTCTTGAAATATAAAGATTTAGGTGCATTGATTCTTTCCCATATGCTATATTTAGAATTTTGATTTGGGCTGTATAATGAGTTAGATTTTGGCATGTGAAACAAATTTTAGTCGAGGCTCATCATTTTCCTGTATAGACGGGATAACACGATTcttatttttgaatatttaccCGATGGAGCTAgacactgaagcagagagagctgGTGTGATTAAACTAAGCTAGATTTATTACTGTGGGTTTTTTAATGGCACATTTTCTATAAAATTGAAGGAGTAAATGCCTCAGCCCTTTAGCTAACAATAGAAGATGTAGCATTTTGCATAGTTTCTACATATTTCTGGATAATTATGTAAGTAGAAGCAGTGGAAGAAACATAAACAAGATCATTCTGAAAAATGCATTAGAATAGTTGTGTTATTATCTGTTGTGGTTGTGCTCTTCTGACCACATTGTGTTCTTACATTATTATACTCTGTGTATGTCTCGATGTAAGTAAAActactgtttaaaatgtatttaacaaaaataatatgaacattataaaaaagaaaaaagaaactgtGGGTAAGCACCATGTTCCAGTTATCTGgcctgtgggcctgatcctattGACCATACTTGCATGATCGGTCCCATTGGCTTTATTGGACTGCTAGCATGAGTGAGAGTATCAGCATTAGGCAGAGATTTTCAAGAAGCTTAAGAGAATTAGATGcccaaaataaactgaaattcaGTGAGAGGCTCTTAACtcccttgaaaatcccagcatgaATGACTAAAAATACTGTTCTGAGAGGCAAATCTGTCGCTGTCAATCAGAAAACTTCATTTGAATgtgtagaaaaaaaatccattgttccAGGTAAAGAACTCAATTTGCGGGATGGTAGAAATGAATATCAAAGACTATTGTTGACATCACATCtcattttgctttttctttgtagGTTACATATTTGGGTAAGGTGTCCACAACAGGGATGCAATTTTTATCAGGCTGCACAGAAAAACCTGTCATTGAATTATGGAAGAAGCACACACTAGCCAGGGAGGACGTCTTCCCAGCCAATGCCCTTCTGGAAATCCGACCCTTCCAAGTCTGGCTTCATCACCTGGACCTCAAAGGCGAAGCCACAGTCCACATGGATACCTTTCAGGTGGCACGTATTGCCTACTGCACTGCCGACCACAATGTCAGCCCAAACATCTTTGCTTGGGTTTACAGGGAGATCAACGATGACTTGTCCTATCAGATGGACTGCCATGCTGTAGAGTGTGAGAGCAAGCTGGAGGCCAAGAAGCTGGCTCATGCCATGATGGAGGCCTTTAAGAAGACTTTCCATAGCATGAAGAGTGATGGCCGGATCCACAGGAATAGCTCATCTGAGGAAGTGTCTCATGAATTCGAATCTGATGATGGCTGACTGAACTCATTGATAGTACAGCAAAGGCAGAAATTGCCTAGGGAATAGGAGCTGATAGATGAATAAGCAACAACTGATATCTGGAATTAAAAGACGGCCAAATACTTGGCTGACCagctttttaaatcaaaagagcAAATCAATACCTAAAGATATGCCTCATTAAAGTAATTATGTTACATTGAAATCTGCTGCTGTTGTAAATGTGAgaaaaagctttttcttttttttctttttttttctatgtCACTTCCCCAACCCGTGCACCATCAACTCTTTATAGCCTGGTATAGTTCAGGTGTACAATCTGAAGTTGATTCAGTCCAGTTTGCCTTATGAAACTCATCAAGCAATTTTAGTAGTAGATTCTCTGGGATTCATAGCTGGGATCTGATGCTGCTATGCAGCAGCAAGTGGAAAAGGGAGCCCTTTGGTTCAGAAAAACGAATCCCTTTCCATGTCATGTTGCAAAATCATTTGACCTTACCTAGGCTGAAACAGCCATTCATAGGCTTTTTGACACGTGGCCTGACATTCTGAGTTTATTCACatttcacagatttttaaaaagatgcttaTATTTACACATTATATCATATGCTAtcctttattttattcattttgtcTATTTTCTTAATGTACCTGCAGCCACTCGTCTCCCACCAAGCACCATTAATTACAATTTCCAGGAtaccaaaaagggaaaaaaaatccatgatgGCTGGTAATACCGTGAGCCAGCTCCATTATTTTTGCTGAGAGTTGAGTGACATGTTGCTAAGACCCGTGGTCTTTCACCAGTTGAACTGGGACTTATGATCCACCTCAGGTCTGAAGTGATATGAACATCATAGGCTTAACTCCACAGTAGTCTCCATTACCAACCTAGCGTATATAATTTGATGTAGCTGGTACTGCTGGGTCACAAAAGCCAGGGGTGTGTTACCAATAGCAAAAGTGTCTCTGACAGTGAAAAGGCACTGGTCCTTTTAAAGTCAGGTTTGAAATAATTGAGAAGTTCACATTAAGATATCCTGCACTTTTCGTGGTCCACGGACAAAAAGGTTCATAACTTTTgtaaaggcagaaaaaaaatcatacaaaaacaaaacctttggtTCACTAAATGTTTTTAAGGCCAAGAGCAGATGAATAGTTTGCAGGTAATGCTGCTCCTTGTTCGTAATCATGGTAATGGTAGGGGCACTAGGGCACCTTACAGAAGCCTTAAAAGAAAGCTATGTGtctgtgttctgtgtgtgtatatatacattgtGTGAGAGAGCATATGTATGCCTGTGTGTATGGCCAATGTTAAAGCATGTAGATTGAGCATGGAGACATGTTGAGGGGGACCCACAGCTCTTGAAAATATGCTTGTTGCTTTCCAATGTATGTAAACTATTCTCCAGCATAAATACATTCatactttaataaaaaatatgTTTGAGTTAAAGCTATGATAGTTTTAGGCTCTGTTTCCAATGCAAACTCTCTGTTTTTGCTTAAAGTACCTTGGTCATCCACTGATGACAGATGTTTTTACAAACACCAATTAAACTGATTAAAAATTGTTATAGGCTTATTTATATATACACCCACCCCAACAGTTAATaggattaaaatattaatttatttacatttaaaacattatatTAGTTTCCAAAAGGGGTAATGGGAATTTTTATGATTTCCTGTTGGGCTGAATTATTACTATCTAAGATCagcttttaacttttattttaaggTCTGTAGACACCAGTTCATACTTTCTGCTTTCCAGTAGGTGGCAGAGATTTTTCTCCAGGCAATGAGTCTAACTTAAGAGC
Above is a window of Natator depressus isolate rNatDep1 chromosome 9, rNatDep2.hap1, whole genome shotgun sequence DNA encoding:
- the PID1 gene encoding PTB-containing, cubilin and LRP1-interacting protein isoform X2, whose amino-acid sequence is MWQPATERLQVTYLGKVSTTGMQFLSGCTEKPVIELWKKHTLAREDVFPANALLEIRPFQVWLHHLDLKGEATVHMDTFQVARIAYCTADHNVSPNIFAWVYREINDDLSYQMDCHAVECESKLEAKKLAHAMMEAFKKTFHSMKSDGRIHRNSSSEEVSHEFESDDG
- the PID1 gene encoding PTB-containing, cubilin and LRP1-interacting protein isoform X1, with amino-acid sequence MWQPATERLQHFQTMLKTKLNVLTLRKEPLPTVIFHEPEAIELCTTTPLMKTRAHTGCKVTYLGKVSTTGMQFLSGCTEKPVIELWKKHTLAREDVFPANALLEIRPFQVWLHHLDLKGEATVHMDTFQVARIAYCTADHNVSPNIFAWVYREINDDLSYQMDCHAVECESKLEAKKLAHAMMEAFKKTFHSMKSDGRIHRNSSSEEVSHEFESDDG